A region from the Drosophila mauritiana strain mau12 chromosome 2L, ASM438214v1, whole genome shotgun sequence genome encodes:
- the LOC117150947 gene encoding rab3 GTPase-activating protein catalytic subunit has translation MAEEIDDNEFYRENFSADSDWEVFNAQLGEILQKWDVSADSETRNLKSEEIFSCNWKVERERLDMLRNGIEVEYHQAILEDEELARAEAKESTCLQRTSCHHDLMSTGNSFGPPIRSSQELHILARIYGLRRFIVLHPVNPTLNYMKSTSEFNFFLSAVAVVSAEVQSVVPIFVQIYDPKWNYYTGVALAPALRTNFRLIGLEKAPPECRFLMGLLTLFREKVPTSYSQAAMISVCTTYALDTMRIRMPMYVPFDHGLSSEDIVVDGEVSHLEVQQFCALPHGYKPESRTEIYLVYTWPELSEHVAFDSEQRSDFVPSKAPLGKIYLSVEASSYLSCCLRDYQSVAEVTRSLESFVGRNFSGTSSGAEAASNPLDRITEHKLTKRRERSFELPAQAGLTKRLPGPMTESELSELLAYLFPDMHPEMALFPYAKKNFTDKFDPMRIKSAVPDSLVCRLSCLLATCHAHLGSVEGMAQVWAAFTRQLRLLWDNSLTVPGISAGFPDTRTCLLHQKLQMLNVCVERRVQREANSKRKSEGMVGKASSEEEEDEDDDEGEFFDCDDLTAGAGSPTKAVLSLKPEGRLRRLNNEQLLDEPDEYLYIPDTQEPVPKTEDQLQDDAEVMLKLGPGSGLTTQMMCTSLLSDMEAFKAANPRGIMEDFIRWYSPKDWEEVTDELGQVKHQLSIRMTTEGNTWQKVWEQAQAVPVSRQKRLFDDTNEALKVLHYLETRKMHEIYNLTIIPLLHSAILKLADILSNAKLEDLFSSQIEKLLSDLCRLSRSHSDELPSVKPLLDDLAELERRFYQFKCFEQLSGYPKRSSLQQVKLQFEEILRNDNCCTIVNRRLTAAGDGTLYDILIPKLEEDMAERLISKDYIIRLDGDTKTTEKGLYLGPQFMRAIVTGEKLRLCGAFTESTAFV, from the exons ATGGCCGAAGAAATCGACGATAACGAGTTTTACCGGGAGAACTTCAGTGCGGATTCCGACTGGGAGGTGTTCAATGCCCAGCTAGGCGAGATCCTCCAGAAATGGGACGTATCGGCGGATTCCGAGACCAGAAATCTCAAATCCGAAGAAATCTTCAGCTGCAATTGGAAGGTGGAGCGGGAAAGGCTGGACATGTTGAGGAATGGCATTGAAGTGGAGTATCACCAGGCCATCTTGGAGGATGAGGAACTCGCCAGAGCGGAGGCCAAGGAGAGCACCTGCCTGCAACGCACCAGTTGCCACCATGATCTCATGTCGACTGGGAATAGCTTTGGTCCTCCAATAAGAAGCTCACAGGAGCTGCACATTCTGGCCAGGATCTACGGGCTAAGGAGGTTCATTGTCCTGCACCCCGTGAATCCCACTCTTAACTACATGAAGTCCACCTCGGAGTTCAACTTCTTTCTGAGCGCCGTCGCCGTTGTTTCTGCCGAAGTTCAGAGCGTGGTGCCCATCTTCGTCCAGATCTACGACCCCAAATGGAATTACTACACGGGCGTGGCCCTGGCGCCTGCTCTAAGGACCAATTTCAGGCTGATTGGACTGGAGAAAGCCCCTCCAGAATGTCGGTTTCTGATGGGTCTGCTTACCCTGTTCAGGGAAAAGGTACCCACTTCCTACTCACAGGCGGCCATGATCTCAGTGTGCACCACCTACGCTCTGGACACCATGCGCATTCGCATGCCCATGTACGTGCCCTTCGACCACGGCCTCAGTTCCGAAGATATCGTAGTGGATGGAGAAGTTTCGCATCTGGAAGTACAGCAGTTCTGTGCCCTCCCCCATGGCTATAAGCCCGAGTCCCGCACGGAAATCTACCTGGTCTACACCTGGCCAGAGTTGTCCGAGCACGTGGCCTTCGATAGCGAACAGAGGAGCGACTTTGTGCCCTCCAAAGCTCCGCTGGGGAAAATTTATCTCTCGGTTGAGGCCTCGTCCTATCTCTCCTGCTGCCTGAGGGATTACCAATCGGTGGCAGAGGTTACCAGGTCCCTGGAGTCCTTTGTGGGCAGAAACTTCTCCGGCACTAGCAGCGGAGCAGAGGCCGCGTCTAATCCCTTGGATCGCATCACGGAGCACAAGCTGACCAAGCGTAGGGAACGCAGCTTTGAGTTGCCGGCGCAGGCGGGATTAACCAAGCGACTACCTGGTCCCATGACCGAAAGCGAGTTGAGCGAGCTCTTGGCGTATCTGTTCCCCGATATGCATCCCGAGATGGCGTTGTTCCCCTACGCCAAAAAGAACTTCACGGATAAG TTCGACCCCATGCGGATTAAGAGTGCCGTTCCCGATTCGTTGGTCTGTCGCCTCAGCTGCCTGCTGGccacctgccacgcccacctggGCAGCGTCGAGGGCATGGCCCAGGTGTGGGCGGCCTTCACCCGCCAGCTCCGTTTGCTGTGGGATAACTCCCTCACAGTGCCCGG AATTTCCGCTGGCTTTCCCGACACGCGCACCTGCCTCCTCCACCAGAAACTACAGATGCTCAACGTTTGCGTGGAGCGTCGCGTGCAACGGGAGGCGAATAGCAAAAGAAAATCCGAGGGAATGGTGGGAAAAGCCAGTTCCGAGGAGGAAGAGgatgaggacgacgacgagggCGAGTTCTTTGACTGCGATGATCTGACTGCCGGTGCGGGCTCACCCACAAAAGCAGTTCTTAGTCTGAAACCCGAGGGTCGCCTCAGGCGTTTGAACAACGAGCAATTGCTGGATGAGCCCGATGAATATCTGTATATCCCAGATACCCAGGAGCCCGTCCCAAAGACCGAGGATCAGCTGCAGGACGACGCCGAAGTTATGCTTAAGCTGGGACCCGGTTCGGGCCTAACCACCCAAATGATGTGTACTTCATTGCTGTCCGATATGGAAGCCTTCAAGGCCGCCAATCCCAGGGGCATCATGGAGGACTTTATACGCTGGTACAGCCCCAAAGACTGGGAGGAGGTCACTGATG aacTGGGCCAGGTGAAGCATCAACTTAGTATTCGGATGACCACTGAGGGCAACACCTGGCAGAAAGTCTGGGAACAGGCTCAAGCCGTTCCAGTTAGCAGGCAGAAAAGGCTATTCGACGACACCAACGAAGCTTTGAAAGTTCTTCACTATTTGGAGACCCGAAAAATGCATGAGATCTACAATCTCACCATAATTCCCCTACTCCATTCAGCAATACTAAAACTAGCT GACATTCTTAGCAATGCCAAACTGGAAGATTTGTTCAGCTCCCAGATCGAGAAACTTCTCAGCGATCTCTGTCGTCTCTCACGATCCCACTCGGATGAACTTCCGTCAGTAAAACCCCTATTGGATGACCTGGCCGAGTTGGAGCGTCGGTTCTACCAGTTCAAGTGCTTCGAACAACTATCGGGATATCCGAAAAGAAGCTCCCTTCAGCAAGTGAAACTTCAGTTCGAGGAGATCCTTCGCAATGACAACTGTTGCACGATTGTAAATCGAAGACTGACTGCAGCTGGCGATGGCACTTTGTATGACATACTCATACCCAAACTGGAGGAGGACATGGCGGAGCGGCTGATAAGCAAGGATTACATCATTCGATTGGATGGGGACACCAAGACCACAGAGAAGGGTCTATATTTGGGCCCACAGTTCATGAGGGCCATAGTAACCGGGGAGAAACTGAGACTTTGTGGAGCGTTTACAGAAAGTACGGCGTTTGTCTAA
- the LOC117150946 gene encoding uncharacterized protein LOC117150946 isoform X2 — translation MRPGRTTTALPTATTPLLLLLPLILGRLHVAHAQCPWQRDVPDLQTSCICAYNLGRELSVQCDQVDFSQLLDAMNTHARLKPVDLLYVNNSTISELPDAVFSNLSLHNVQLSSCGIQRIATGAFKGQESVLRNLNLQDNLLADVPVEALKVLGKLNLLDLSKNQLSHIPDDAFVGLTKLSTLKLNDNNVTLASNAFRGLEQSLKNLNLKGTKQRKVPESIRGLKSLAFLDLSQNGIKELPGAGGIRVFDGLDALTALNLERNLIQSIGETAFAGVRKTLSSLSLLNNLLAEFPIGAVHSLKELRVLDIGFNLLTSLPEAAFRGNPGITLLALDGNPLSSVPEGAFAHLNATLRGLSLGGRFLHCDCKLRWVAEWIRNGDLQVTSRERNPQFCGTPPRFRDRGFYSIQPEELSCPDIADAALRGPVGLADNLKPTLPSSPDSVEYETGTGTGTGTVGTGTAASAPVTSSVSSSTSTTTPTTTTTTTTAEPTTRRSTTRPPTKSTTAISATTASPASNPPVNGTGTVQATSITTSSSSSSSSSTSTGHGNGKQAPGWRQGVTNGNGNSGVGGAGGLHKPQRPPLVLGYPPQRGTRIDDANEVQVKHAFRQDSSVIIQWDSDTANILGFRVVYRLFGEKAFKQGPPLESSEREFKIKNVPAQECIIVCVISLEELHVTPETVPYQQCREVRTVASQASNMDKITIAASAAICGTIIVAVIVFIAASRRSRKLQSSQQKSPLPIGGLPVNCCGPTGSPGPLGSIATLSAFNNHKEWDQVSAYSGRSIPRPRIYPVEQPDDMRSHFSGMPGKVGKSRSLADGQSQHSFSNNSHRGYLGSAFPSNLVNSRPELRQSRQSLAAASERMSRASYAGSIHGGNGGGGGLGGNGGGGGNGLPVSSLMAMSGMVGGGGPASIASSARRSRPRSRSREQLNTTHIHNHRPGSRYSQAGSTHTLNNYCDTSDNWTDHDMDIYMARNPTTRNGLVPL, via the exons ATGAGACCAGGCCGAACGACAACAGCTTTACCAACGGCGACCACGCCCCTGCTCCTGCTACTCCCACTCATCCTGGGCAGGCTCCACGTGGCCCACGCCCAGTGTCCTTGGCAGCGGGATGTGCCCGACCTGCAGACGAGCTGCATCTGCGCCTACAACCTGGGCAGGGAGCTATCCGTGCAATGCGATCAG GTGGACTTTTCGCAACTCCTGGATGCGATGAACACCCACGCTCGCCTGAAGCCCGTGGATTTGCTGTACGTGAACAACTCCACGATTTCCGAGCTGCCCGACGCCGTTTTCAGCAATTTGAGCCTGCACAATGTGCAGCTCTCGAGCTGCGGCATCCAGAGAATTGCGACGGGTGCCTTCAAGGGCCAGGAGTCGGTGCTGCGGAATCTCAATCTGCAGGATAATCTGCTGGCCGACGTGCCGGTGGAGGCACTCAAGGTCCTGGGCAAGCTGAACCTGCTGGATTTGTCAAAAAATCAGCTCAGTCACATTCCCGACGACGCCTTTGTGGGTCTGACAAAGCTCTCCACCCTCAAACTGAACGATAACAATGTCACCCTGGCCAGCAATGCATTTAGGGGGCTGGAGCAGAGCCTAAAGAACCTGAATCTGAAGGGTACGAAGCAGCGGAAGGTGCCGGAAAGTATTAGGGGTCTGAAGAGCCTGGCCTTCCTCGATCTCTCCCAGAATGGCATCAAAGAACTGCCGGGAGCAGGCGGAATCCGGGTCTTTGACGGTCTGGACGCACTGACTGCCCTGAATCTGGAAAGGAATCTCATCCAGAGCATCGGCGAAACGGCATTTGCCGGTGTGCGAAAAACACTGAGTTCGCTGAGTTTGCTCAACAACCTGCTGGCCGAATTTCCCATCGGAGCCGTGCACTCGCTGAAGGAGCTGCGTGTCCTGGACATTGGATTCAATCTGCTGACCAGCCTGCCGGAGGCCGCCTTCCGGGGCAATCCGGGCATCACCCTGCTGGCCCTGGACGGAAATCCACTGAGCAGCGTGCCCGAAGGCGCCTTCGCCCACCTGAATGCCACACTCCGCGGACTCTCCCTCGGAGGCAGGTTCCTCCACTGCGACTGCAAGCTGCGATGGGTGGCCGAGTGGATTCGCAATGGCGACTTGCAG GTTACATCGCGCGAACGGAATCCCCAGTTCTGTGGCACCCCACCTCGCTTCCGGGACCGAGGCTTCTACTCCATTCAGCCGGAGGAGCTGAGCTGCCCGGACATTGCCGATGCGGCCCTCCGTGGTCCCGTCGGCCTGGCCGATAACCTGAAGCCCACCCTGCCCTCGTCGCCCGACTCCGTGGAATATGAAACGGGCACGGGCACGGGAACGGGTACAGTGGGCACTGGCACCGCTGCCTCTGCTCCGGTGACCAGCAGTGTGAGCAGCTCCACCTCGACGACAACAcccacaacaaccacaacgaCAACCACAGCGGAGCCAACAACCAGGAGGAGCACG ACTCGTCCTCCGACCAAGTCAACTACAGCGATATCGGCCACCACAGCCTCGCCAGCTTCCAATCCCCCGGTGAATGGAACGGGCACTGTTCAGGCCACCTCCATCACGACGagcagcagctcctcctcctcatcctcaaCGTCCACGGGTCACGGCAACGGCAAGCAGGCGCCGGGATGGCGCCAAGGAGTGaccaatggcaatggcaatagTGGAgtaggaggagcaggaggtcTGCACAAGCCGCAGAGGCCACCACTTGTCCTGGGCTATCCACCACAGAGGGGCACTCGCATCGACGATGCCAACGAAGTGCAGGTGAAGCACGCCTTCCGCCAGGATAGCTCCGTGATCATCCAGTGGGACTCGGACACGGCGAATATCCTGGGATTCCGCGTGGTCTACCGCCTGTTTGGCGAGAAGGCCTTCAAGCAGGGACCTCCGCTGGAGTCCAGCGAACGCGAGTTCAAGATCAAGAATGTCCCCGCCCAGGAGTGCATCATCGTGTGCGTCATCTCGCTTGAGGAGCTCCACGTGACCCCGGAAACGGTTCCCTACCAGCAGTGCCGCGAAGTGAGGACTGTCGCCTCGCAGGCCTCCAACATGGACAAGATAACGATTGCGGCCAGTGCGGCCATTTGTGGCACCATCATTGTGGCCGTGATAGTCTTCATCGCTGCCAGCAG ACGCTCCCGCAAACTGCAGAGCAGCCAGCAGAAGAGTCCGCTGCCAATTGGAGGTCTGCCCGTTAATTGCTGCGGTCCGACCGGTTCACCGGGACCACTTGGCTCCATTGCAACGCTATCGGCATTTAACAATCACAAG GAATGGGACCAAGTGTCGGCGTACAGTGGTCGCTCGATACCGCGGCCGCGCATTTATCCCGTAGAGCAGCCGGATGACATGAGGAGCCACTTCTCCGGAATGCCCGGCAAGGTGGGCAAGTCAAG ATCCCTGGCGGACGGACAGTCGCAGCACAGCTTCTCGAACAACTCGCACCGCGGCTACCTGGGCAGCGCCTTCCCCTCGAACCTGGTGAACTCCCGGCCGGAGCTGCGCCAATCCCGCCAGTCCCTGGCCGCCGCCTCGGAGCGCATGTCCCGTGCCTCCTATGCGGGATCCATTCACGGCGGCAacggaggaggcggtggcctGGGCGGAAACGGAGGCGGCGGAGGCAACGGGCTGCCCGTGAGCAGCCTGATGGCAATGAGCGGAATGGTGGGCGGCGGCGGACCGGCCAGCATCGCCTCCAGCGCCCGGAGATCGCGCCCGCGATCCAGATCCCGCGAGCAGCTGAACACAACCCACATACATAACCATCGACCGGGAAGTCG ATACTCGCAGGCGGGATCGACGCACACGCTGAACAACTACTGCGATACATCGGACAACTGGACGGATCACGACATGGACATCTATATGGCCCGCAATCCGACGACGCGCAACGGTTTAGTGCCATTATGA
- the LOC117150946 gene encoding uncharacterized protein LOC117150946 isoform X1, producing the protein MRPGRTTTALPTATTPLLLLLPLILGRLHVAHAQCPWQRDVPDLQTSCICAYNLGRELSVQCDQVDFSQLLDAMNTHARLKPVDLLYVNNSTISELPDAVFSNLSLHNVQLSSCGIQRIATGAFKGQESVLRNLNLQDNLLADVPVEALKVLGKLNLLDLSKNQLSHIPDDAFVGLTKLSTLKLNDNNVTLASNAFRGLEQSLKNLNLKGTKQRKVPESIRGLKSLAFLDLSQNGIKELPGAGGIRVFDGLDALTALNLERNLIQSIGETAFAGVRKTLSSLSLLNNLLAEFPIGAVHSLKELRVLDIGFNLLTSLPEAAFRGNPGITLLALDGNPLSSVPEGAFAHLNATLRGLSLGGRFLHCDCKLRWVAEWIRNGDLQVTSRERNPQFCGTPPRFRDRGFYSIQPEELSCPDIADAALRGPVGLADNLKPTLPSSPDSVEYETGTGTGTGTVGTGTAASAPVTSSVSSSTSTTTPTTTTTTTTAEPTTRRSTTRPPTKSTTAISATTASPASNPPVNGTGTVQATSITTSSSSSSSSSTSTGHGNGKQAPGWRQGVTNGNGNSGVGGAGGLHKPQRPPLVLGYPPQRGTRIDDANEVQVKHAFRQDSSVIIQWDSDTANILGFRVVYRLFGEKAFKQGPPLESSEREFKIKNVPAQECIIVCVISLEELHVTPETVPYQQCREVRTVASQASNMDKITIAASAAICGTIIVAVIVFIAASRRSRKLQSSQQKSPLPIGGLPVNCCGPTGSPGPLGSIATLSAFNNHKEWDQVSAYSGRSIPRPRIYPVEQPDDMRSHFSGMPGKVGKSSRSLADGQSQHSFSNNSHRGYLGSAFPSNLVNSRPELRQSRQSLAAASERMSRASYAGSIHGGNGGGGGLGGNGGGGGNGLPVSSLMAMSGMVGGGGPASIASSARRSRPRSRSREQLNTTHIHNHRPGSRYSQAGSTHTLNNYCDTSDNWTDHDMDIYMARNPTTRNGLVPL; encoded by the exons ATGAGACCAGGCCGAACGACAACAGCTTTACCAACGGCGACCACGCCCCTGCTCCTGCTACTCCCACTCATCCTGGGCAGGCTCCACGTGGCCCACGCCCAGTGTCCTTGGCAGCGGGATGTGCCCGACCTGCAGACGAGCTGCATCTGCGCCTACAACCTGGGCAGGGAGCTATCCGTGCAATGCGATCAG GTGGACTTTTCGCAACTCCTGGATGCGATGAACACCCACGCTCGCCTGAAGCCCGTGGATTTGCTGTACGTGAACAACTCCACGATTTCCGAGCTGCCCGACGCCGTTTTCAGCAATTTGAGCCTGCACAATGTGCAGCTCTCGAGCTGCGGCATCCAGAGAATTGCGACGGGTGCCTTCAAGGGCCAGGAGTCGGTGCTGCGGAATCTCAATCTGCAGGATAATCTGCTGGCCGACGTGCCGGTGGAGGCACTCAAGGTCCTGGGCAAGCTGAACCTGCTGGATTTGTCAAAAAATCAGCTCAGTCACATTCCCGACGACGCCTTTGTGGGTCTGACAAAGCTCTCCACCCTCAAACTGAACGATAACAATGTCACCCTGGCCAGCAATGCATTTAGGGGGCTGGAGCAGAGCCTAAAGAACCTGAATCTGAAGGGTACGAAGCAGCGGAAGGTGCCGGAAAGTATTAGGGGTCTGAAGAGCCTGGCCTTCCTCGATCTCTCCCAGAATGGCATCAAAGAACTGCCGGGAGCAGGCGGAATCCGGGTCTTTGACGGTCTGGACGCACTGACTGCCCTGAATCTGGAAAGGAATCTCATCCAGAGCATCGGCGAAACGGCATTTGCCGGTGTGCGAAAAACACTGAGTTCGCTGAGTTTGCTCAACAACCTGCTGGCCGAATTTCCCATCGGAGCCGTGCACTCGCTGAAGGAGCTGCGTGTCCTGGACATTGGATTCAATCTGCTGACCAGCCTGCCGGAGGCCGCCTTCCGGGGCAATCCGGGCATCACCCTGCTGGCCCTGGACGGAAATCCACTGAGCAGCGTGCCCGAAGGCGCCTTCGCCCACCTGAATGCCACACTCCGCGGACTCTCCCTCGGAGGCAGGTTCCTCCACTGCGACTGCAAGCTGCGATGGGTGGCCGAGTGGATTCGCAATGGCGACTTGCAG GTTACATCGCGCGAACGGAATCCCCAGTTCTGTGGCACCCCACCTCGCTTCCGGGACCGAGGCTTCTACTCCATTCAGCCGGAGGAGCTGAGCTGCCCGGACATTGCCGATGCGGCCCTCCGTGGTCCCGTCGGCCTGGCCGATAACCTGAAGCCCACCCTGCCCTCGTCGCCCGACTCCGTGGAATATGAAACGGGCACGGGCACGGGAACGGGTACAGTGGGCACTGGCACCGCTGCCTCTGCTCCGGTGACCAGCAGTGTGAGCAGCTCCACCTCGACGACAACAcccacaacaaccacaacgaCAACCACAGCGGAGCCAACAACCAGGAGGAGCACG ACTCGTCCTCCGACCAAGTCAACTACAGCGATATCGGCCACCACAGCCTCGCCAGCTTCCAATCCCCCGGTGAATGGAACGGGCACTGTTCAGGCCACCTCCATCACGACGagcagcagctcctcctcctcatcctcaaCGTCCACGGGTCACGGCAACGGCAAGCAGGCGCCGGGATGGCGCCAAGGAGTGaccaatggcaatggcaatagTGGAgtaggaggagcaggaggtcTGCACAAGCCGCAGAGGCCACCACTTGTCCTGGGCTATCCACCACAGAGGGGCACTCGCATCGACGATGCCAACGAAGTGCAGGTGAAGCACGCCTTCCGCCAGGATAGCTCCGTGATCATCCAGTGGGACTCGGACACGGCGAATATCCTGGGATTCCGCGTGGTCTACCGCCTGTTTGGCGAGAAGGCCTTCAAGCAGGGACCTCCGCTGGAGTCCAGCGAACGCGAGTTCAAGATCAAGAATGTCCCCGCCCAGGAGTGCATCATCGTGTGCGTCATCTCGCTTGAGGAGCTCCACGTGACCCCGGAAACGGTTCCCTACCAGCAGTGCCGCGAAGTGAGGACTGTCGCCTCGCAGGCCTCCAACATGGACAAGATAACGATTGCGGCCAGTGCGGCCATTTGTGGCACCATCATTGTGGCCGTGATAGTCTTCATCGCTGCCAGCAG ACGCTCCCGCAAACTGCAGAGCAGCCAGCAGAAGAGTCCGCTGCCAATTGGAGGTCTGCCCGTTAATTGCTGCGGTCCGACCGGTTCACCGGGACCACTTGGCTCCATTGCAACGCTATCGGCATTTAACAATCACAAG GAATGGGACCAAGTGTCGGCGTACAGTGGTCGCTCGATACCGCGGCCGCGCATTTATCCCGTAGAGCAGCCGGATGACATGAGGAGCCACTTCTCCGGAATGCCCGGCAAGGTGGGCAAGTCAAG TAGATCCCTGGCGGACGGACAGTCGCAGCACAGCTTCTCGAACAACTCGCACCGCGGCTACCTGGGCAGCGCCTTCCCCTCGAACCTGGTGAACTCCCGGCCGGAGCTGCGCCAATCCCGCCAGTCCCTGGCCGCCGCCTCGGAGCGCATGTCCCGTGCCTCCTATGCGGGATCCATTCACGGCGGCAacggaggaggcggtggcctGGGCGGAAACGGAGGCGGCGGAGGCAACGGGCTGCCCGTGAGCAGCCTGATGGCAATGAGCGGAATGGTGGGCGGCGGCGGACCGGCCAGCATCGCCTCCAGCGCCCGGAGATCGCGCCCGCGATCCAGATCCCGCGAGCAGCTGAACACAACCCACATACATAACCATCGACCGGGAAGTCG ATACTCGCAGGCGGGATCGACGCACACGCTGAACAACTACTGCGATACATCGGACAACTGGACGGATCACGACATGGACATCTATATGGCCCGCAATCCGACGACGCGCAACGGTTTAGTGCCATTATGA